The Pyxidicoccus xibeiensis genome includes a region encoding these proteins:
- a CDS encoding RtcB family protein, with protein sequence MNRNNASYEVLSDEAGRPIKAWTVGVPFEDEAKKQLRNLRGLPFIHKWVAVMPDVHRGYGATVGSVVPTVGAVVPAAVGVDIGCGMIAVRTTLRADQLPDSLRGVRSAIERAVPHGRTDNGGRNDVGAWRVAPAAHQDAWLRLMEGYDTIVAKHPRIGRGPDLAHLGTLGTGNHFIELCLDEADGVWLMLHSGSRGVGNRIGSYFIELAKEDMRRWFINLPDADLAYLAEGTEHFDDYVFAVSWAQDYAATNRQLMLHSAVEALKLSGELPPFELMEEAVNCHHNYISREHHYGKNCFVTRKGAVRAREGDLGIIPGSMGARSYIVRGKGNDEAFHSCSHGAGRVMSREAAKKRFTLEDHVKATAGVECRKDVDVIDETPAAYKPIDAVMAAQADLVEVVHTLKQVVCVKG encoded by the coding sequence ATGAACCGCAACAACGCGAGCTACGAGGTGCTGTCGGACGAGGCGGGTCGCCCCATCAAGGCGTGGACGGTGGGTGTGCCGTTCGAGGACGAGGCGAAGAAGCAGCTGCGCAACCTCCGGGGCCTGCCCTTCATCCACAAGTGGGTCGCGGTGATGCCGGACGTGCACCGCGGCTACGGGGCGACTGTCGGTAGCGTCGTCCCCACGGTGGGCGCGGTGGTGCCGGCGGCGGTGGGCGTGGACATCGGTTGCGGGATGATTGCGGTGCGCACGACGCTGCGCGCGGACCAGCTGCCGGACTCGCTGCGTGGGGTCCGCTCGGCCATCGAGCGCGCGGTGCCGCACGGCCGCACGGACAACGGCGGCCGTAACGACGTGGGCGCGTGGCGCGTGGCTCCGGCCGCGCACCAGGACGCGTGGCTGCGGCTGATGGAGGGGTACGACACCATCGTCGCGAAGCACCCGCGCATCGGCCGTGGGCCGGACCTGGCGCACCTCGGGACGCTCGGGACGGGTAACCACTTCATCGAGCTGTGCCTGGACGAGGCGGACGGCGTGTGGCTGATGTTGCACTCCGGCTCGCGCGGCGTGGGTAACCGCATCGGCAGCTACTTCATCGAGCTGGCGAAGGAGGACATGCGCCGCTGGTTCATCAACCTCCCCGACGCGGACCTGGCGTACCTGGCCGAGGGGACGGAGCACTTCGATGACTACGTCTTCGCCGTGAGCTGGGCGCAGGACTACGCCGCCACCAACCGCCAGCTGATGCTGCACTCGGCGGTGGAGGCCCTGAAGCTGAGCGGTGAGCTGCCGCCGTTCGAGCTGATGGAGGAGGCGGTGAACTGCCACCACAACTACATCTCCCGTGAGCACCACTACGGGAAGAACTGCTTCGTGACGCGCAAGGGCGCGGTGCGGGCGCGCGAGGGTGACCTCGGCATCATCCCCGGCAGCATGGGGGCGCGTTCGTACATCGTCCGCGGGAAGGGGAACGACGAGGCCTTCCACTCCTGCAGCCACGGCGCGGGCCGGGTGATGTCGCGTGAGGCGGCGAAGAAGCGCTTCACGCTGGAGGACCACGTGAAGGCGACGGCGGGCGTGGAGTGCCGCAAGGACGTGGACGTCATCGACGAGACGCCGGCTGCGTACAAGCCCATCGATGCGGTGATGGCGGCGCAGG
- the rtcR gene encoding RNA repair transcriptional activator RtcR produces the protein MAKTRARRTVVLGMLGTTLDTGQGPGRWTKWRPTVALCQQEDLVVHRLELLHPPNATALAATLVGDIRQVSPETQVRPTPLDLQDPWDLEETYGALLDHVRGYTFNPEEEDYLVHITTGTHIAQICMFLMVESRLIPGKLVQVSPVGRGSGAGTHTLIDLDLSQYDTLAARFRQEQREGLSFLKAGIDTLNPAFNRLIERIEQVAMNSRAPLLITGPTGAGKSQLARRIYALKKARRGVAGSFVDLNCATLRGDGAMSALFGHVKGAFTGALSDRPGLLRQANGGVLFLDEIGELGADEQAMLLRALEDKRFLPVGSDKEVESDFQLIAGTNRDLQLEVERGRFREDLLARINLWTFRLPALRERPEDIPPNLLYELDQASEAVDTRVTMNKEAQERFLGFATSPEARWTGNFRDLNAAVLRMATLAVGGRITRDVVDEELARLREQWRPAGTRADSRTGATDLVAEVLGEDLARELDRFDRVQLADVLGVCRAARSLSDAGRVLFAQSRARKQSVNDADRLKKYLARFGLTWADVSTRGTTEAA, from the coding sequence ATGGCGAAGACACGGGCGCGCAGGACGGTGGTCCTCGGGATGCTGGGGACGACGCTGGACACGGGACAGGGGCCGGGGCGGTGGACGAAGTGGCGGCCCACGGTGGCGCTGTGCCAGCAGGAGGACCTGGTGGTGCACCGGCTGGAGCTGCTGCACCCACCCAACGCCACGGCGCTGGCGGCGACGCTGGTGGGGGACATCCGCCAGGTGTCCCCGGAGACGCAGGTGCGCCCCACGCCGCTGGACCTCCAGGACCCGTGGGATTTGGAGGAGACCTACGGCGCGCTGCTGGACCACGTGCGCGGGTACACCTTCAACCCGGAGGAGGAGGACTACCTCGTCCACATCACCACCGGCACGCACATCGCGCAGATCTGCATGTTCCTGATGGTGGAGAGCCGGCTCATCCCCGGGAAGCTGGTGCAGGTGTCTCCGGTGGGGCGGGGCTCCGGGGCGGGCACGCACACGCTCATCGACCTGGATTTGTCGCAGTACGACACGCTGGCCGCGCGCTTCCGGCAGGAGCAGCGCGAGGGCCTGTCCTTCCTCAAGGCCGGCATCGACACGCTCAACCCCGCGTTCAACCGGCTCATCGAGCGCATCGAGCAGGTGGCGATGAACTCGCGCGCCCCGCTGCTCATTACCGGCCCCACGGGCGCGGGCAAGTCCCAGCTCGCGCGGCGCATCTACGCGCTGAAGAAGGCGCGGCGCGGGGTGGCCGGCTCCTTCGTGGACCTCAACTGCGCCACGCTGCGCGGCGACGGCGCCATGTCCGCCCTCTTCGGCCACGTGAAGGGCGCCTTCACGGGGGCGCTGAGCGACAGGCCGGGGCTGCTGCGGCAGGCGAACGGCGGCGTGCTGTTCCTGGACGAGATTGGCGAGCTGGGCGCGGACGAGCAGGCCATGCTGCTGCGCGCGCTGGAGGACAAGCGCTTCCTGCCGGTGGGCTCCGACAAGGAGGTGGAGAGCGACTTCCAGCTCATCGCCGGCACCAACCGCGACTTGCAGCTGGAGGTGGAGCGCGGCCGGTTCCGTGAGGACCTGCTCGCGCGCATCAACCTGTGGACCTTCCGGCTGCCCGCGCTGCGCGAGCGCCCCGAGGACATCCCGCCCAACCTCCTCTACGAGCTGGACCAGGCGTCGGAGGCGGTGGACACCCGCGTCACCATGAACAAGGAGGCGCAGGAGCGGTTCCTGGGCTTCGCCACCTCACCGGAGGCGCGGTGGACGGGCAACTTCCGCGACCTCAATGCGGCCGTGCTGCGCATGGCCACGCTCGCGGTGGGCGGGCGGATTACCCGCGACGTGGTGGACGAGGAGCTTGCCCGGCTGCGCGAGCAGTGGCGCCCCGCGGGGACGCGGGCGGACTCGCGCACGGGCGCGACGGACCTGGTCGCGGAGGTGCTGGGCGAGGACCTGGCCCGGGAGCTGGACCGGTTCGACCGCGTGCAACTGGCGGACGTGCTGGGCGTCTGCCGGGCGGCGCGCTCGCTGTCGGACGCGGGGCGCGTGCTCTTCGCCCAGTCGCGCGCGCGCAAGCAGAGCGTCAACGACGCGGACCGGCTGAAGAAGTACCTCGCGCGCTTCGGGCTGACGTGGGCGGACGTGTCCACGCGGGGCACGACGGAAGCGGCGTGA